In a genomic window of Glycine max cultivar Williams 82 chromosome 13, Glycine_max_v4.0, whole genome shotgun sequence:
- the LOC100790434 gene encoding CRIB domain-containing protein RIC6: MSGNKVKGILRYISQLFETEKEQDIQIGFPTDVEHVTHIGWDGPSVNYPSWMSQFKTAPGFSSAPLDVQNKGQDNAKWVSEDSRRRSTRDLPDLPKASKRKSNKPRQSRKSSNKPKEESTLTRIPIPVSTDHLLPTLPVSDIPKKSRRQKTKENSSGGSSKLRSKAQPASESGSPTQFKSRINQGPLKKMDTVS; this comes from the exons ATGTCCGGCAACAAGGTGAAGGGCATTCTTAGATACATATCTCAATTATTTG AGACTGAAAAAGAACAAGACATACAGATTGGATTTCCCACGGATGTAGAGCACGTGACCCATATAGGGTGGGATGGACCCTCTGTAAATTATCCTAGCTGG ATGAGCCAATTTAAAACTGCTCCAGGATTTTCATCAGCACCTCTAGATGTTCAAAATAAAGGACAGGACAATGCCAAATGGGTCTCCGAAG ATTCAAGGAGAAGAAGTACTCGGGACTTGCCGGATTTACCCAAGGCATCTAAAAGGAAATCAAACAAACCAAGGCAATCAAGAAAGTCATCGAACAAACCCAAGGAAGAATCCACCCTGACCCGAATACCCATACCCGTATCCACGGATCACCTGCTTCCAACCCTACCCGTATCCGATATTCCGAAAAAGTCTCGTCGccagaagacaaaggagaattCTAGTGGTGGGTCATCCAAATTGAGATCCAAAGCCCAACCCGCTTCAGAATCTGGATCCCCGACCCAATTCAAGTCTAGGATAAACCAAGGTCCTTTGAAGAAAATGGACACGGTATCTTAA
- the LOC100789903 gene encoding rab GTPase-activating protein 22 isoform X1 gives MKSSGTTELNTFYPIKPECQADVPATRFKPRAGKTLSQRRWQASFSQDGHLDIAKVLRRIQRGGVHPSIKGEVWEFLLGCYDPNSTLEERNELKQRRRGQYDMWKAECQKMVPVIGSGKFITTPLIDDEGQPIDPSLVGVQTSDKKVVQWMQLLHQIGLDVHRTDRALDFYETEANQAKLFHVLAVYAWLDNDIGYVQGMNDICSPLIILVENEADCYWCFDRAMRRMRENFRSSASSMGVQSQLATLSQIMKTVDPKLHHHLEDLDGGEYLFAFRMLMVLFRREFSFADTLYLWELMWAMEYNPYIFTKYEDPDRAKTKGPSPATNNKHLKQYGKFERKNVKTGHTEENSALSVFLVASVLEIKNRRILNEAKGVDDVVKILGDITSNLDAKKALNEALKIQKKYLSKAKKA, from the exons ATGAAGAGTTCTGGAACTACTGAGTTGAATACCTTTTACCCCATTAAACCAGAATGTCAAGCAGATGTTCCAGCCACTCGTTTTAAACCAAGG GCTGGCAAAACTCTAAGTCAAAGAAGATGGCAGGCATCATTCTCCCAAGATGGTCACTTGGATATTGCAAAAGTGCTAAGACGAATACAGCGAGGG GGTGTCCATCCTTCAATCAAGGGGGAAGTGTGGGAGTTCTTGCTAGGTTGCTATGATCCTAACAGTACACTTGAAGAACGGAATGAGCTCAAGCAACGCAGGAg gGGGCAGTATGATATGTGGAAAGCTGAATGTCAAAAGATGGTCCCAGTCATTGGTAGTGGAAAGTTTATTACAACACCCCTCATTGATGATGAAGGCCAGCCAATAGATCCTTCTTTGGTAGGCGTCCAGACTTCAGATAAGAAAGTTGTGCAGTGGATGCAGTTATTACATCAGATTG GTCTGGATGTTCATCGAACAGATCGAGCACTTGACTTTTATGAGACTGAAGCTAATCAAGCAAAACTCTTCCATGTTCTAGCAGTTTATGCTTGGTTGGACAATGATATTGGTTATGTACAAG GAATGAATGATATTTGCTCTCCTTTGATTATTCTTGTTGAGAATGAAGCTGATTGCTACTGGTGCTTTGACCGTGCAATGCGAAGGATG AGAGAGAACTTCAGGAGCAGTGCAAGTTCAATGGGGGTCCAATCTCAGCTGGCTACACTCTCACAGATAATGAAAACAGTTGATCCAAAGCTTCATCATCACCTTG AGGATTTAGATGGAGGAGAATATCTCTTTGCATTTCGCATGCTTATGGTTCTTTTCCGAAGAGAATTTTCTTTTGCAGATACTTTGTATCTTTGGGAG TTGATGTGGGCCATGGAATACAACCCATACATCTTCACCAAATATGAGGATCCAGATCGTGCAAAAACAAAAGGCCCATCACCTGCAACAAATAACAAACATTTGAAGCAATACGGAAAATTCGAGAGAAAAAATGTGAAGACTGGGCATACTGAGGAAAATAGTGCACTGTCTGTTTTTCTTGTTGCAAGTGTTCTTGAGATTAAGAATAGGCGGATTTTAAACGAGGCCAAGGGTGTGGACGATGTTGTCAAG ATCTTGGGCGACATAACCTCAAATCTTGATGCTAAGAAAGCACTTAATGAAGCACtgaaaattcagaaaaaatacCTAAGCAAG GCCAAGAAGGCATGA
- the LOC100789903 gene encoding rab GTPase-activating protein 22 isoform X2 → MKSSGTTELNTFYPIKPECQADVPATRFKPRAGKTLSQRRWQASFSQDGHLDIAKVLRRIQRGGVHPSIKGEVWEFLLGCYDPNSTLEERNELKQRRRGQYDMWKAECQKMVPVIGSGKFITTPLIDDEGQPIDPSLVGVQTSDKKVVQWMQLLHQIGLDVHRTDRALDFYETEANQAKLFHVLAVYAWLDNDIGYVQGMNDICSPLIILVENEADCYWCFDRAMRRMRENFRSSASSMGVQSQLATLSQIMKTVDPKLHHHLEDLDGGEYLFAFRMLMVLFRREFSFADTLYLWEIVSS, encoded by the exons ATGAAGAGTTCTGGAACTACTGAGTTGAATACCTTTTACCCCATTAAACCAGAATGTCAAGCAGATGTTCCAGCCACTCGTTTTAAACCAAGG GCTGGCAAAACTCTAAGTCAAAGAAGATGGCAGGCATCATTCTCCCAAGATGGTCACTTGGATATTGCAAAAGTGCTAAGACGAATACAGCGAGGG GGTGTCCATCCTTCAATCAAGGGGGAAGTGTGGGAGTTCTTGCTAGGTTGCTATGATCCTAACAGTACACTTGAAGAACGGAATGAGCTCAAGCAACGCAGGAg gGGGCAGTATGATATGTGGAAAGCTGAATGTCAAAAGATGGTCCCAGTCATTGGTAGTGGAAAGTTTATTACAACACCCCTCATTGATGATGAAGGCCAGCCAATAGATCCTTCTTTGGTAGGCGTCCAGACTTCAGATAAGAAAGTTGTGCAGTGGATGCAGTTATTACATCAGATTG GTCTGGATGTTCATCGAACAGATCGAGCACTTGACTTTTATGAGACTGAAGCTAATCAAGCAAAACTCTTCCATGTTCTAGCAGTTTATGCTTGGTTGGACAATGATATTGGTTATGTACAAG GAATGAATGATATTTGCTCTCCTTTGATTATTCTTGTTGAGAATGAAGCTGATTGCTACTGGTGCTTTGACCGTGCAATGCGAAGGATG AGAGAGAACTTCAGGAGCAGTGCAAGTTCAATGGGGGTCCAATCTCAGCTGGCTACACTCTCACAGATAATGAAAACAGTTGATCCAAAGCTTCATCATCACCTTG AGGATTTAGATGGAGGAGAATATCTCTTTGCATTTCGCATGCTTATGGTTCTTTTCCGAAGAGAATTTTCTTTTGCAGATACTTTGTATCTTTGGGAG ATTGTTTCCAGTTGA